The segment CTCGATGATTCATCCGAAGTTGACCAGCGAGTTCGGCATGAATCAGAGAAATCGGCAGCGGAGTGAATTGTTGGTCCAGAACGTAAGCGTTAACAGTTCCGGCGGCGCTTGGCCACTCCAGCTTACCGAGATCTACTTTGATCGCAATTTCCCACGCAGTTGCGGCGCTCACATAGATTCTGTTGGTCGAATCGCCGATCGCGGTGTGTACCTTTCGCGGCAGACGGGCATTTGAGGTCGCCCACCAGAGGAGCGCGTGCGTATCGAGCAACAGTTTCACGATTTACGGCCACTGAAGCGATCCAGAATCTCGGCCGGAAGAGGTTCAAAGAACGAATTTGGAATCTTAACCACACCTCGCAACGTACCTGGCTGTCTTTTCGGTTGCTGATTCACGATTGGAACCAGCCGCGCTACCGGAACATCGCCGCGTGCAATCACGATCTCTTCGCCGTGATGCGCCCGTTCGATCAGCTGGGACAGATTTGTCTTTGCCGCATGAATTGTGACTTTCATCAGCACCATATTAGCTAACATCTTTAGCTAATTCAAATGTGCCGGTATAAACGACTAATTCTCACCGCAATCGACGCGCATGATCCACTGCGGCAGGATCGGCAGCAGGGTCTGACCTTTTTCGAGGAGCGGGAGATCCGCTTCCCGGCCGGCCAACAGAATCCGCTCAATCGTCTCCCGCGCCTGTAGGCGCCGGCTCTGGGGTCAGCTCCGTTTGTAGTGCCGTCCGAAGCCGGGCTTTCGGTGAGGTATGTGACGCGAGCGCGTCGCAGCGGAGAAGAAATCATTGGAGGAGCAGGTTGTCAGGAGTTTTTCGACGGCTAAGACCACAAACCGAAAGAATGGCGGCAGCCGTAGATCTTTATCCTTTCAATACGGATCGCATAAGATCGCCTAAACTCGATAGGGCCAGAGAATATCGGAGAGGGTTAAAGAGCGTGTCTGATCG is part of the Terriglobia bacterium genome and harbors:
- a CDS encoding type II toxin-antitoxin system VapC family toxin, which encodes MKLLLDTHALLWWATSNARLPRKVHTAIGDSTNRIYVSAATAWEIAIKVDLGKLEWPSAAGTVNAYVLDQQFTPLPISLIHAELAGQLRMNHRDPFDRMLIVQAQSEDLLLASNEERFDSAGVRRYW
- a CDS encoding type II toxin-antitoxin system prevent-host-death family antitoxin, coding for MKVTIHAAKTNLSQLIERAHHGEEIVIARGDVPVARLVPIVNQQPKRQPGTLRGVVKIPNSFFEPLPAEILDRFSGRKS